A DNA window from Myxocyprinus asiaticus isolate MX2 ecotype Aquarium Trade chromosome 45, UBuf_Myxa_2, whole genome shotgun sequence contains the following coding sequences:
- the glipr1a gene encoding GLIPR1-like protein 1, with the protein MSSAVHILLFLIVLLNLALYIRTSEPVFNIKDQAFIDECVREHNKHRRNVEPPASNMRYMTWDEGLAITAKAWAKNCIFKHNVNLKQPSRMHPTFKSVGENIWAGAPYNTFKVGSALMLWVNEKQYYNYYNLKCSPMQECGHYTQVVWADTYKVGCAAQACPNGVSETSFSSIPGIIFVCNYATAGNYRSVPPYKNGSPCSMCNNEMCDNQLCRNSTRDTLMRYNLTTDWSSCGSFCQAVLITRPVSVLLIFAIVYGLQHHYTHLFAYE; encoded by the exons ATGAGTAGCGCTGTGCACATTCTGCTTTTTTTAATAGTTCTTCTTAATTTGGCTCTCTACATACGGACCAGCGAGCCTGTCTTTAACATTAAAGATCAAGCGTTTATTGACGAATGCGTGAGagaacacaacaaacacagaaGAAATGTGGAACCCCCCGCCAGCAACATGCGATACATG ACGTGGGACGAAGGCCTTGCAATAACAGCCAAGGCATGGGCAAAGAATTGCATCTTTAAACACAACGTTAACCTTAAGCAGCCGAGCAGGATGCACCCTACATTCAAATCAGTGGGTGAGAATATCTGGGCCGGCGCTCCATACAACACATTCAAAGTGGGATCGGCTTTGATGTTATGGGTGAATGAGAAACAATATTATAATTACTACAACCTCAAGTGCTCACCAATGCAAGAATGCGGCCACTACACACAG GTTGTCTGGGCAGATACTTATAAGGTCGGGTGTGCTGCCCAAGCCTGTCCGAACGGTGTGTCAGAAACTTCATTTTCATCAATACCAGGGATCATATTTGTGTGCAACTACGCAACGGC AGGAAATTACAGAAGTGTGCCTCCTTACAAAAACGGGAGCCCGTGCAGCATGTGTAACAATGAGATGTGTGACAATCAGCTGTGCC GTAACTCGACACGAGATACACTGATGA ggtatAACTTGACCACTGACTGGTCGTCCTGCGGTTCCTTCTGCCAGGCTGTTTTGATTACCAGGCCCGTGTCTGTCCTGCTCATATTTGCCATTGTTTACGGTCTTCAACACCATTATACGCACCTGTTTGCATATGAGTGA